Proteins encoded by one window of Vigna radiata var. radiata cultivar VC1973A chromosome 5, Vradiata_ver6, whole genome shotgun sequence:
- the LOC106759770 gene encoding hydroquinone glucosyltransferase — MESEEAIVAMVPSPGMGHLMPMIQFAERLCRHHNLRITFLIPTNAPPSHAQTTILTSLPPLISHVFLPTVTLTDIPPNAKMETIISVSILRSLPYLRHALLSLSATHRVTALLLDFFGTDAFDLARELNVSPYVLFPSTAMLLSLALNVPRLDQDAHFWDFSKPVHLPGCLPVHRKDLGLAFEDRDDDAYKWILHHGKRYMLAEGFVENSFRDLEPETIDLLRKDEPGRPPVYLVGPLVKEDDAGSEVNMVEQCLCLKWLDAQPHGSVILVCFGSGGTLSRDQMEELALGLEMSEQRFVWVVKSPNEEVANASYFTEDTGVHLFDFLPQGFVERSKGRGLVVPSWIPQAQVLSHPSIGGFVTHCGWNSILESVVNGVPLVAWPLYAEQSMNAVLVSEGMKVAVRVVIGENGLAERGEIARVVKMVMEGEEGKKLLHRMKQLKEAAATALRDGGSSSTQISELALKWKAQTKVY, encoded by the coding sequence ATGGAATCAGAAGAAGCTATAGTAGCCATGGTGCCAAGCCCAGGTATGGGACATTTGATGCCAATGATTCAGTTCGCTGAGAGACTCTGCCGTCACCACAACCTCCGCATCACTTTCTTAATACCCACCAACGCTCCTCCTTCTCATGCCCAGACCACCATCCTCACCTCCCTCCCACCTCTCATCTCCCACGTCTTCCTTCCAACTGTCACACTCACTGACATTCCACCCAACGCCAAAATGGAGACTATAATCTCTGTTTCAATCCTGCGCTCTCTCCCTTATCTCCGCCACGCCCTCCTCTCTCTCTCCGCCACCCACCGCGTCACAGCTCTACTCCTCGACTTCTTCGGTACCGACGCCTTCGACCTCGCCAGAGAACTAAACGTGTCCCCTTACGTCCTCTTTCCTTCCACCGCCATGCTTTTGTCTTTGGCCTTGAACGTCCCTCGCCTGGACCAAGACGCTCACTTCTGGGACTTCTCCAAGCCTGTCCACCTCCCCGGCTGCCTTCCAGTTCATCGAAAGGACTTGGGGCTTGCGTTTGAGGACCGGGATGACGATGCCTACAAATGGATTCTCCACCACGGCAAACGCTACATGCTAGCAGAAGGGTTCGTAGAGAATAGCTTCCGTGATCTTGAACCGGAAACCATAGACTTGCTGCGGAAGGACGAACCTGGTAGGCCACCGGTTTATCTGGTTGGACCGCTGGTAAAAGAGGATGATGCCGGAAGCGAAGTGAACATGGTCGAACAGTGTTTGTGTTTGAAGTGGTTGGATGCGCAGCCACATGGCAGTGTGATATTGGTGTGTTTTGGTAGCGGTGGTACCCTGTCCAGAGATCAGATGGAGGAGCTTGCTTTGGGGTTGGAGATGAGTGAGCAGAGGTTTGTGTGGGTGGTGAAGTCCCCCAACGAGGAAGTTGCTAATGCTTCTTATTTCACTGAGGATACCGGTGTCCACCTTTTTGATTTCCTGCCACAGGGATTTGTGGAGAGAAGCAAAGGAAGAGGCTTGGTGGTACCGTCTTGGATCCCACAGGCCCAGGTGCTGAGCCACCCCTCCATCGGAGGGTTTGTGACGCACTGTGGTTGGAACTCGATTCTCGAGAGTGTGGTGAATGGGGTGCCCTTGGTGGCTTGGCCACTCTACGCTGAGCAGAGTATGAATGCCGTTTTGGTAAGTGAAGGCATGAAAGTGGCAGTGAGAGTGGTGATTGGTGAGAATGGGTTGGCGGAAAGAGGAGAAATTGCGAGGGTAGTGAAGATGGTGATGGAAGGTGAGGAAGGGAAGAAGCTACTTCACCGAATGAAGCAGCTGAAGGAGGCCGCCGCCACAGCTCTGAGGGACGGTGGCTCTTCGTCAACCCAAATTTCTGAATTGGCTCTCAAGTGGAAAGCCCAAACAAAagtgtattaa
- the LOC106762624 gene encoding uncharacterized protein LOC106762624 gives MLLNLSTTYLFVVYPFLQSRVLCDTVLPFLLYLSSLLFFTFHNPFSSPFSLMTPRMQQDIPSYVLILFFLLIPTSLVSPLYDGPLYDFTAYTECKEKPEEPLYGGGVLKSEQQSPPAVQDNIVSSYVVNNIYVPSLVLHNLTQGTLYTFSAWVRVKGSSSAMIRATLETEKETYDCIGTVSAKLGCWSFLKGGFVLNWSSNLSIIFFQNADGKDINIEVASPSLQPFSKQQWEINQQYMINTKRKRAVTIHVSDNNGRRLQGASICIEQISKEFLFGSAIAHTILGNVPYQNWFVKRFNAAVFENELKWYATEPDEGKVNYTISDQMLQFVRTKNIVARGHNIFWEDPKYNPPWVLNLTGPQLQSAVNSRIQSLMSQYRNEFIHWDVSNEMLHFDFYEQRLGSDATLHFFETAHESDPLSTLFMNDFNVVETCSDVNSTVDAYISRIRELRRNGIFMDGIGLEGHFTIPNPPLIRAILDKLATLGLPIWLTEVDISKTIDTDSQGDYLEQVLREGFSHPSVNGIMLWTAYHPNGCYQMCLTDKNFKNLAAGDVVDKLLQEWKTGRVEGVTDVHGSYSFHGFLGEYTVTVNYGNRTTHSTFSLSRGQETEHFTITLSSNS, from the exons ATGCTACTCAATCTAAGTACAACCTATCTCTTTGTCGTCTATCCTTTCTTACAATCCCGTGTTCTCTGCGACACAGTACTCCCATTTCTTTTGTATTTAAGCTCgcttcttttcttcacatttCATAACCCTTTCTCTTCTCCCTTCTCATTGATGACTCCAAGgatgcaacaagatatcccctcctATGTCCTTATACTTTTCTTCCTTCTGATACCAACTTCTCTGGTTTCTCCTTTATATG ATGGGCCCCTATATGACTTCACTGCCTACACTGag TGCAAAGAGAAGCCAGAGGAGCCACTTTATGGAGGAGGAGTTCTCAAGAGTGAGCAACAGTCTCCTCCTGCTGTTCAGGACAACATAGTTTCATCTTACGTTGTTAATAACATCTACGTGCCATCACTCGTTCTCCATAATCTCACTCAGGGCACCCTTTACACCTTTTCCG CATGGGTGAGAGTTAAAGGTTCAAGTTCAGCTATGATAAGGGCTACTCTGGAAACAGAGAAAGAGACGTATGATTGCATAGGAACAGTTTCAGCCAAGCTTGGATGCTGGTCTTTTCTGAAGGGTGGTTTTGTTCTCAACTGGTCTTCAAATTTATCCATTATCTTCTTCCAG AACGCGGATGGTAAAGACATCAATATAGAAGTTGCTAGCCCGTCACTCCAGCCATTTTCTAAGCAACAATGGGAAATCAATCAACAGTATATGATCAATACT AAAAGAAAGCGTGCCGTCACTATTCATGTATCTGATAACAACGGTAGAAGATTGCAAGGAGCTTCCATCTGTATAGAGCAAATCTCAAAAGAATTCCTTTTTGGATCTGCCATAGCACACACTATTCTTGGCAACGTACCCTATCag AATTGGTTTGTGAAACGATTCAACGCGGCAGTCTTTGAAAATGAGCTCAAATGGTACGCCACAGAACCTGATGAAGGCAAGGTCAATTACACCATTTCAGACCAAATGCTACAATTTGTTCGAACAAAAAATATCGTAGCCAGAGGGCACAACATATTTTGGGAAGACCCTAAGTACAATCCTCCATGGGTTCTTAACCTTACTGGCCCCCAGTTACAGTCTGCAGTGAATTCCCGAATACAAAGTCTGATGAGCCAGTACAGAAATGAGTTCATACACTGGGACGTCAGCAACGAAATGCTTCATTTTGATTTCTACGAGCAAAGGCTTGGATCTGATGCAACATTGCATTTCTTTGAGACTGCACACGAATCAGACCCATTATCAACCCTGTTTATGAATGACTTTAATGTTGTGGAAACATGCAGTGATGTAAATTCCACCGTAGACGCCTATATCTCACGGATAAGAGAACTGCGACGAAATGGCATCTTCATGGATGGAATTGGCTTGGAGGGACACTTCACAATACCAAATCCTCCCCTTATCAGAGCCATACTAGACAAGCTGGCAACACTTGGACTTCCCATTTGGCTTACTGAGGTTGATATAAGCAAGACTATTGATACAGATTCACAG GGAGATTATTTGGAGCAAGTGTTGAGGGAAGGGTTCTCACATCCTTCTGTGAATGGGATAATGCTTTGGACAGCATATCATCCAAACGGGTGCTACCAAATGTGCCTGACAGACAAAAATTTCAAGAACCTGGCAGCAGGTGATGTGGTGGACAAACTTCTTCAAGAATGGAAAACAGGTCGTGTAGAGGGAGTGACAGATGTGCACGGTTCCTATAGCTTTCATGGCTTCTTAGGAGAATATACTGTTACTGTCAACTATGGCAACAGGACTACGCATTCAACATTCTCCCTCTCTCGAGGTCAAGAAACTGAACATTTCACCATTACACTCTCATCCAACTCttag
- the LOC106762625 gene encoding protein NUCLEAR FUSION DEFECTIVE 4 — protein sequence MGGDWSWSRSKWIGLVAAVWIQAISGNNYTFSNYSDALKSLMHLTQVQLNNLSVAKDVGKAFGLLAGLASDKFPTWIILLIGSVEGLVGYGVQWLVVSQRIQPLPYYQMCIFLCLGGNSTTWMNTAVLVTCIRNFRRNRGPVSGILKGYVGLSTAIFTDLCSALFADDPASFLIMLALIPLVVCLSGIFFLREIPPAAVQDDEESTYFGVFNAVAVAVAVYLLAFDFVPNPSAFVSRAFSVGLLVLLAAPLGIPVHSYLKARGLDKFRPDFEGRGEEPLLRGNDNGNECEVQRGNVLAEDAEAVAVGKSKPAVGEEHTVWEVLRTVDFWILFVSFLCGVGTGLAVMNNMGQIGLALGYSDVSLFVSLTSIWGFFGRIVSGSVSEHFIKRGGTPRPLWNAGSQILMGVGYILLAMAMPGSLYIGSIVVGICYGVRLAITVPTASELFGLKYYGLIYNILILNLPLGSFLFSGLLAGILYDMEATTTTGGGNTCIGPHCYRLVFIVMSAACLIGFFLDLLLSFRTKMLYKTIYFTKISNKNALTSTRQ from the exons ATGGGCGGTGATTGGAGTTGGAGCAGGAGCAAATGGATTGGGTTGGTGGCGGCGGTGTGGATTCAAGCCATTTCCGGCAACAACTACACTTTCTCAAATTACTCCGACGCTCTGAAATCGCTCATGCATCTGACGCAAGTCCAACTCAACAATCTGTCGGTGGCCAAGGACGTCGGAAAGGCATTTGGGCTTCTTGCTGGCCTTGCTTCTGACAAATTCCCCACTTGGATCATTCTCCTCATCGGCTCCGTTGAAGGTCTCGTCGGTTATGGCGTTCAGTGGCTAGTCGTCAGCCAACGAATTCAACCCCTTCCATACTACCAG ATGTGCATATTTCTCTGCCTGGGTGGCAACAGCACCACATGGATGAACACGGCGGTTCTGGTCACCTGCATCCGCAACTTCCGCCGCAACAGAGGTCCTGTTTCCGGCATTCTCAAAGGTTATGTCGGATTAAGCACCGCCATATTCACCGACCTCTGTTCCGCTCTCTTCGCGGACGACCCTGCTTCGTTTCTCATCATGCTCGCTCTCATCCCACTCGTCGTTTGCCTCTCCGGAATCTTTTTCCTCCGTGAGATTCCTCCCGCCGCCGTCCAGGATGACGAAGAGTCCACTTATTTCGGGGTCTTCAACGCCGTCGCCGTCGCAGTCGCCGTTTACCTCTTGGCCTTCGACTTCGTGCCTAACCCTAGCGCGTTTGTGTCTCGAGCTTTCTCTGTCGGTTTGCTTGTTCTGTTGGCGGCGCCGTTGGGAATCCCGGTCCACTCTTATTTGAAGGCGCGTGGGTTGGACAAGTTCAGACCGGATTTCGAGGGGCGGGGTGAGGAACCGTTGCTTCGCGGAAACGACAACGGAAATGAATGCGAGGTGCAGAGAGGAAATGTGTTAGCGGAAGACGCGGAAGCGGTGGCGGTGGGAAAGAGTAAACCGGCGGTGGGGGAGGAGCACACGGTATGGGAGGTGCTGAGAACCGTGGACTTTTGGATTCTTTTCGTGTCCTTTCTTTGCGGGGTTGGAACTGGTTTGGCGGTTATGAATAATATGGGTCAAATCGGGTTGGCGCTGGGTTATTCGGATGTGTCCCTCTTCGTGTCTTTGACCAGTATTTGGGGCTTTTTCGGTCGGATCGTCTCGGGTTCCGTTTCGGAGCACTTCATCAA GAGAGGCGGAACTCCAAGACCCCTTTGGAATGCAGGGTCTCAAATTTTGATGGGCGTGGGATACATACTGCTGGCCATGGCTATGCCAGGTTCACTTTACATAGGCTCCATTGTGGTTGGTATATGCTACGGAGTGAGGCTAGCCATCACTGTGCCAACAGCCTCAGAGTTATTTGGCCTCAAATATTATGGACTCATTTACAACATTCTAATCCTTAACCTTCCCCTTGGCTCTTTCCTCTTTTCTGGTCTGCTAGCTGGCATTCTCTATGATATGGAGGCTACTACCACCACAGGAGGAGGCAACACCTGTATTGGACCTCATTGTTACAGACTAGTATTCATTGTTATGTCTGCAGCCTGTCTTATCGGCTTCTTCTTAGACCTTCTTCTATCATTCAGAACCAAGATGCTTTACAAAACAATCTACTTCACCAAAATCTCCAACAAAAACGCACTCACATCAACTAGGCAATGA